The Shewanella zhangzhouensis genome has a window encoding:
- a CDS encoding FKBP-type peptidyl-prolyl cis-trans isomerase: MRVALAVIVIACVIFYFFTTMNNQKAAKLNEEKGAVFLAENAKRDGVTTTASGLQYELLIAGSGVRHPSASDTVRVHYHGTLTDGTVFDSSVERGETIAFPLNRVIKGWTEGVQLMKEGDKMRFFIPASLGYGSRSVGKIPGGSVLVFDVELIAIE; the protein is encoded by the coding sequence ATGAGAGTTGCCCTCGCTGTTATTGTGATTGCCTGCGTCATTTTTTACTTTTTCACCACCATGAATAATCAAAAGGCCGCCAAGCTCAATGAAGAGAAAGGCGCCGTTTTCCTTGCTGAAAACGCCAAGCGTGACGGTGTCACCACCACGGCATCGGGTCTTCAATACGAGCTTCTGATTGCCGGCAGCGGCGTGCGCCACCCCAGCGCCAGTGACACTGTGCGCGTGCACTACCACGGCACCCTGACCGATGGCACTGTATTCGACTCGTCAGTGGAGCGCGGTGAGACCATTGCCTTCCCGCTGAATCGGGTTATCAAGGGGTGGACCGAAGGGGTGCAACTGATGAAGGAAGGCGACAAGATGCGCTTTTTCATCCCGGCAAGCCTCGGCTACGGCAGCCGCAGCGTAGGCAAAATCCCCGGTGGTTCTGTGCTGGTTTTTGATGTGGAACTGATAGCCATCGAATGA
- a CDS encoding DUF1294 domain-containing protein encodes MIIFALVFYLVLAIGVALNWLPLWLLIGYGGLGLVAFVVFGLDKRAALKDKPRTAEIKLWLLALIGGFGGAMLAMGLFRHKTSKRGFLWPFYAATAVHLLLAVGAFYYVTAGTPVAG; translated from the coding sequence ATGATTATTTTCGCCCTGGTGTTTTATTTGGTGTTGGCCATTGGGGTGGCACTGAACTGGTTGCCGTTGTGGCTGCTCATAGGCTATGGCGGACTTGGGCTGGTAGCCTTTGTGGTCTTTGGTCTTGATAAACGCGCCGCCTTAAAAGACAAACCCAGAACCGCCGAAATCAAGCTGTGGCTGCTGGCACTGATTGGCGGCTTCGGCGGCGCCATGTTGGCCATGGGGCTCTTTCGCCATAAAACCAGTAAGCGTGGTTTTTTGTGGCCATTTTACGCTGCTACGGCGGTGCATCTGCTGCTGGCGGTTGGCGCCTTTTATTACGTCACTGCCGGTACACCAGTCGCGGGATAA
- a CDS encoding DUF418 domain-containing protein → MSASSPMRNPNIDSVRGLAVLGIFFINILFMGNSLEGYVPTIPAAASDMPLDVFSRLFLEGRFIGLFTMLFGVGLVIQYQKLGQTGLMKRRLKVLMLFGALHGIFIWPGDVLLSYGLSAMVAIRYLDAPLAHIHKRALQFLGFSAIVMLLLTQALPTDPLPSRLSPEYQASLAPWIGNYLGQLVQHLAMMLMMTLVMLPIALLWYILGMMLLGMYLYRSHFFSEGLTDAARIRLLLLALVLGAVDLALYFNESRSLVNLAQITVIFSAIPVSVLYADLIIRLCQGSEALLKPLQNVGKLALSLYILQSLLGIACFRYLFPDWLQSFDRIHYLIAALTWAGCQLLLATWYLRYFKQGPLEKLWRYLAFGRTQRETSTHEVKS, encoded by the coding sequence ATGTCAGCCAGCTCACCAATGCGTAATCCCAATATCGACAGTGTCCGCGGTCTCGCGGTACTTGGGATCTTTTTTATCAACATCCTCTTTATGGGCAATAGCCTCGAGGGATATGTGCCCACTATTCCGGCCGCCGCATCAGACATGCCGCTGGATGTGTTCTCACGGCTGTTTCTGGAAGGGCGTTTTATCGGCCTCTTTACCATGCTCTTTGGTGTCGGGTTGGTTATCCAATATCAGAAGCTTGGTCAAACCGGGCTCATGAAACGCCGCCTCAAAGTGCTGATGCTTTTCGGTGCGCTCCACGGGATATTTATCTGGCCCGGTGATGTGCTGCTCAGCTACGGTCTCTCTGCCATGGTGGCCATTCGTTATCTGGATGCGCCCCTCGCCCATATCCACAAAAGAGCCCTGCAGTTTCTCGGTTTCTCGGCCATAGTGATGCTGCTCCTGACCCAGGCCCTGCCCACAGACCCGCTTCCCTCTCGGCTAAGCCCCGAGTATCAGGCATCCCTTGCCCCCTGGATTGGAAACTATCTGGGCCAACTGGTTCAACATCTGGCGATGATGCTGATGATGACGCTGGTAATGCTGCCCATCGCCCTGCTGTGGTACATCCTCGGCATGATGCTGCTGGGCATGTACCTCTACCGCAGCCACTTTTTCAGCGAGGGGCTCACTGATGCGGCCCGAATCAGGTTACTGCTGCTGGCGCTCGTACTGGGCGCAGTGGATTTGGCCCTGTATTTCAACGAATCCCGCTCCCTGGTCAATCTCGCTCAAATCACCGTGATATTCAGCGCCATTCCGGTATCTGTGCTCTATGCAGACCTGATTATCAGGCTGTGCCAGGGTAGTGAAGCCTTGCTGAAACCGCTGCAAAACGTGGGCAAGCTGGCGTTGTCGCTGTACATTTTGCAGTCGCTCTTGGGGATTGCCTGTTTCCGCTACCTGTTTCCCGACTGGCTGCAAAGCTTTGATCGCATCCATTACCTGATAGCGGCGCTGACCTGGGCGGGCTGCCAGCTGCTTCTGGCCACCTGGTATTTGAGGTATTTCAAACAGGGGCCACTGGAAAAACTGTGGCGCTATCTCGCCTTTGGTCGCACTCAGAGGGAAACGAGCACCCACGAGGTAAAATCATGA
- a CDS encoding sodium-dependent bicarbonate transport family permease — MPDIVIAFFALGLLAGVIKSDLKVPESIYETLSILLMLTLGLKGGMSLHGQTDHLQPMELLTVVGLGFIIPLALFPILRLLVRLTTSDAASIAAHYGSVSAGTFAVVMAMAETAGWELRPETTLYLVMLELPAIVIMLWLHRRLSKGNQPHSSGGNILHEALTSRGVVLLLGGVIIGWLYGPQGLEPLAPMLLSGFKTLLALFLLEMGLVTAKVCIPLPLKQWRLLVFAAITPFALAWVGIAAGITMGLPAGTVLVLAGLTASASYIAAPAAIRAAIPDANIGLAMLASLGITFPVNVLIGLPLYQHWIASLLQ, encoded by the coding sequence ATGCCGGATATTGTTATTGCCTTTTTTGCCCTGGGCCTCTTGGCCGGAGTGATCAAATCGGATCTTAAGGTCCCGGAATCCATCTACGAGACCCTGTCGATTTTGCTGATGCTGACACTGGGGCTTAAAGGCGGTATGTCACTACATGGTCAAACCGACCACCTGCAACCCATGGAGCTGCTGACCGTCGTCGGGCTGGGCTTTATTATTCCGCTGGCGCTGTTTCCGATACTGCGGCTCTTGGTACGGCTCACAACCTCTGATGCCGCCAGCATAGCCGCTCACTATGGCTCCGTGAGTGCGGGGACCTTTGCGGTGGTCATGGCGATGGCCGAAACCGCAGGCTGGGAGCTGAGACCTGAAACCACCTTGTATCTGGTCATGCTGGAACTGCCCGCCATCGTTATTATGCTCTGGCTGCATCGTCGTTTAAGCAAGGGAAATCAGCCCCACAGCAGCGGCGGCAACATACTTCACGAGGCACTGACCAGCCGTGGCGTGGTCCTGTTGCTGGGTGGTGTCATCATCGGCTGGCTGTACGGACCTCAAGGCCTCGAACCCCTGGCCCCCATGTTGCTCAGCGGTTTTAAAACCCTGCTGGCGCTGTTCCTGCTGGAGATGGGGCTGGTGACGGCCAAGGTGTGTATACCTCTGCCACTTAAACAGTGGCGCCTGCTGGTGTTTGCAGCCATTACCCCCTTTGCACTTGCCTGGGTCGGCATCGCCGCCGGCATCACCATGGGCTTACCCGCAGGCACTGTGCTGGTACTGGCCGGCCTCACTGCCAGCGCCTCCTATATAGCCGCCCCCGCAGCTATCCGCGCCGCCATTCCCGATGCCAATATTGGCCTCGCGATGCTGGCATCCCTGGGTATCACCTTCCCTGTGAATGTGCTGATAGGGTTGCCGCTGTACCAGCACTGGATTGCCAGCCTGCTGCAATAA
- a CDS encoding LysR family transcriptional regulator, which produces MDNPRLKQLSVRLLQVFITVVRLGNVSAAARQLHLTQPTVSLQLKKIAELVGEPLLESRDGVMGPTDVGEEVYRAACDILLRLDDLDDFLGGIREGESGHIRIGLVTTAKYVMPRILGPFYRRFPKVQVTLSIGNRAHVLNRFAHQEDDLYLFSHPPAGESVLASRIITNPLKLIAPADHWAVGQKGLGFDVLKGERFIMREPGSATRMMFESWLSARGIELSDIMQIESNEAIRLSVASGLGLSVISAHTLSEGDMGPEKPAVLDVADFPLRSNWYLVARRDKRLPQSALQLIRFMAEHLGDCIDPGYVADNIEALHRVFTPSR; this is translated from the coding sequence ATGGATAACCCCAGGCTTAAACAACTTAGTGTAAGACTGTTGCAGGTGTTTATTACCGTGGTGCGCCTTGGCAATGTGTCTGCCGCCGCCCGGCAGTTGCACCTTACCCAGCCCACGGTTTCTCTGCAGTTGAAGAAGATTGCCGAGCTCGTGGGGGAGCCGCTGCTGGAGAGCAGAGATGGCGTCATGGGACCAACGGATGTGGGGGAGGAGGTGTACCGGGCCGCCTGCGATATACTCTTGCGCCTCGATGATTTGGACGATTTTCTCGGCGGCATAAGGGAAGGGGAGAGCGGTCATATCCGCATCGGTCTGGTGACCACGGCCAAGTACGTGATGCCACGTATTCTGGGCCCTTTCTATCGCCGCTTCCCCAAGGTGCAGGTCACCCTCAGCATAGGTAACCGTGCCCATGTGCTCAACCGCTTTGCCCATCAGGAGGACGATCTCTACCTCTTCAGCCATCCACCCGCAGGGGAATCTGTGCTGGCCTCCCGGATTATCACCAACCCACTTAAATTGATTGCCCCGGCCGATCACTGGGCTGTGGGGCAAAAAGGCCTGGGCTTTGACGTGCTCAAGGGCGAGCGTTTTATTATGCGTGAACCGGGGTCAGCCACCCGGATGATGTTTGAAAGCTGGCTCAGTGCCCGCGGTATCGAACTCAGTGACATCATGCAAATCGAGAGTAACGAGGCTATACGCTTAAGCGTTGCCTCCGGGCTGGGTTTGTCGGTGATTTCTGCCCATACCCTCAGCGAGGGGGATATGGGGCCTGAAAAGCCCGCCGTGCTGGACGTGGCGGATTTTCCCCTTCGCAGCAACTGGTATCTGGTGGCACGGCGCGATAAACGGCTGCCCCAGAGTGCATTGCAGCTTATTCGCTTTATGGCTGAGCATTTGGGGGACTGTATTGACCCCGGTTACGTGGCCGACAACATAGAGGCACTCCACCGCGTCTTTACCCCTTCCCGTTAA
- a CDS encoding acetate uptake transporter: protein MSTPLANPAPLGLMGFGMTTILLNIHNAGFFPIDAMILAMGIFYGGLGQVIVGIMCFMRGDTFGTTAFTSYGLFWLTLVGLILMPNAGVAASPASFMGWYLALWGVFTGFMFIGSLRYARIKQFIFGSLTLLFFLLAARDFTGSELIGTIAAWEGILCGASAIYFAMAQVINNEYGRTVLPVGERKLKAPVVAVTEAKAA, encoded by the coding sequence ATGTCCACCCCTCTGGCCAACCCCGCCCCACTCGGGCTGATGGGTTTTGGCATGACCACCATTTTGCTCAACATTCATAACGCCGGTTTCTTTCCCATTGATGCCATGATCCTGGCCATGGGGATTTTTTACGGCGGTTTGGGGCAGGTGATTGTCGGTATCATGTGTTTTATGCGCGGCGATACTTTTGGCACCACGGCCTTTACCTCTTATGGCCTGTTCTGGCTGACGCTGGTTGGGCTGATTTTGATGCCAAACGCCGGTGTGGCAGCAAGTCCTGCATCCTTTATGGGCTGGTATCTGGCACTCTGGGGTGTGTTCACCGGCTTTATGTTTATTGGGTCATTGCGCTACGCCCGCATCAAACAGTTTATTTTCGGCTCCCTGACGCTGCTGTTTTTCCTGCTGGCGGCACGGGATTTTACCGGCAGTGAACTCATTGGTACCATCGCCGCCTGGGAAGGCATTCTCTGCGGTGCATCCGCCATTTACTTTGCCATGGCGCAGGTGATTAACAACGAATATGGCCGCACTGTGTTGCCCGTTGGTGAGCGCAAACTCAAGGCGCCAGTGGTTGCCGTGACCGAAGCCAAGGCGGCCTGA
- a CDS encoding DUF4124 domain-containing protein, with translation MKLHMTLLGVLVGLSLAQPAQADNVYRWVDKDGKVHFGDRPPSEAAEELRVTDKSAPISPSSHYDGEDEDADIDEATPDTRLTADSGAKKSPATFSAKQLLGRWQDDMLNDAIDTYAADGSYTRDANLFGSKLTLKGSWKLVGNELQVQIKTKSITLPNGQSKTEADVRLNKSQLISISAAEMTLLRNTKGGELEFTYKKVGG, from the coding sequence ATGAAATTGCACATGACACTGCTGGGGGTGCTGGTTGGCCTGAGCCTGGCCCAGCCCGCACAGGCAGATAACGTCTACAGGTGGGTGGATAAGGACGGCAAGGTTCATTTCGGTGACCGCCCCCCGTCGGAAGCAGCCGAGGAACTCAGGGTCACCGACAAGTCAGCACCCATCAGCCCATCCAGCCACTATGACGGCGAGGATGAAGACGCCGATATCGATGAAGCCACCCCGGACACCAGGCTGACAGCGGATTCGGGGGCAAAGAAGTCCCCTGCCACTTTCAGTGCCAAACAGCTGCTGGGCCGCTGGCAGGACGATATGCTGAACGACGCCATTGATACTTACGCAGCCGATGGCAGCTATACCCGCGATGCGAACCTTTTCGGCTCAAAATTAACCCTCAAAGGCAGCTGGAAACTGGTTGGCAATGAGCTTCAGGTACAGATAAAAACCAAGTCGATAACATTGCCCAACGGCCAGTCCAAAACCGAGGCCGATGTGCGACTGAATAAAAGCCAGCTTATCAGCATCTCCGCCGCTGAAATGACGCTGCTGCGCAATACCAAGGGTGGCGAACTCGAGTTCACCTATAAAAAAGTGGGCGGCTAA
- a CDS encoding OmpA family protein, whose protein sequence is MKRRIFTCAMAMYLPASLLPKQTVAADFPTLFSVFPEAKKEKQEQRHYIPYPLITGMNANAYAVTDVGGVLSRVNYKLPVSFTPEHVINNHKAQLLQQGASILFECHGSDCGNEEKLYNQISPLSSVSKREPSMLTAKLSRPSGDIYISLYSANWHRGTNLQLDLLEATPEPLDLVKIDAALLTAQPTDIKVADNSAKDARGSADHPLMQRLPGAFIAKYSQQGYAKSPVLTGIEGKKAVTAIAEGKLTQIAYSLPRSYSEYEVNANYVAALKKLGFQEVFSCEAKGCISKDAIYYALTPTVSNGNDESQFYSLYRLSRPEGDITVSSYTLGYSGALWNELKVIEATGLNDNRVGIDLTALTDAITQTGKATLDGLLFDYDSDRMLPESKPVLEVLASYLKQNPARHFYVVGHTDDQGDKAYNLSLSERRAAAVVKALGADYQIKPAQLEAHGMGEFSPVASNANETGQSQNRRVELVLRSDKK, encoded by the coding sequence ATGAAAAGACGTATTTTCACCTGTGCCATGGCAATGTATCTTCCGGCCTCATTGCTGCCAAAGCAAACAGTTGCGGCCGATTTCCCCACTCTTTTTTCTGTCTTTCCCGAAGCCAAAAAAGAGAAACAAGAGCAGCGGCACTATATTCCCTACCCCTTAATCACGGGAATGAACGCTAACGCCTATGCCGTGACTGACGTGGGCGGTGTGCTCAGTCGGGTCAATTACAAACTGCCTGTGAGCTTTACACCTGAGCACGTCATTAATAACCACAAGGCACAATTGCTGCAGCAAGGGGCCAGCATATTATTTGAATGCCACGGCAGCGACTGTGGCAACGAAGAAAAGCTCTACAATCAGATATCGCCCTTATCCAGCGTGAGTAAGCGTGAGCCATCGATGCTGACCGCCAAACTCTCCAGACCCAGCGGTGATATCTACATTAGCCTGTACAGCGCCAATTGGCACAGGGGCACCAATCTGCAACTGGATTTGCTCGAAGCCACCCCAGAGCCTCTGGATCTGGTCAAGATTGATGCCGCCCTGCTCACCGCACAACCTACCGACATCAAGGTGGCGGATAACAGCGCAAAAGATGCCAGAGGCAGCGCCGACCATCCCCTGATGCAGCGCCTCCCCGGAGCCTTTATTGCCAAATACAGCCAGCAGGGGTATGCAAAATCCCCTGTGCTGACGGGCATTGAAGGTAAAAAAGCGGTCACCGCCATCGCCGAGGGAAAACTCACACAAATCGCCTACAGCCTGCCGCGAAGCTACTCCGAATATGAAGTGAATGCCAACTATGTAGCAGCACTGAAAAAGCTCGGATTTCAGGAGGTTTTCAGCTGCGAGGCCAAGGGCTGTATCAGCAAGGATGCCATCTATTATGCCCTCACGCCCACAGTGTCCAACGGCAACGATGAAAGCCAGTTCTATAGCCTGTACCGACTGAGCCGCCCCGAGGGCGACATCACTGTCTCCAGCTATACCCTGGGCTACTCGGGCGCACTGTGGAACGAGCTTAAGGTAATAGAGGCAACCGGCCTGAACGATAACCGGGTTGGTATCGATCTTACCGCCCTCACAGACGCTATCACGCAAACGGGCAAAGCCACCCTCGACGGCCTGCTGTTCGACTACGACAGCGACCGCATGCTGCCTGAGTCAAAACCGGTACTGGAGGTACTGGCAAGCTACCTTAAGCAAAACCCGGCACGCCATTTTTACGTGGTTGGTCACACGGATGACCAGGGCGACAAAGCCTACAACCTCAGCCTGTCTGAGCGCCGCGCCGCCGCCGTGGTCAAGGCCTTGGGCGCGGATTATCAAATCAAACCGGCGCAGCTCGAAGCCCATGGCATGGGGGAATTCAGCCCGGTGGCCAGCAATGCCAACGAGACAGGTCAAAGCCAAAACCGCCGGGTAGAGCTGGTACTGAGATCTGATAAAAAGTAG
- a CDS encoding OmpA family protein: MGQNTLIFVSLLASLASPVNATGLFGPFPDAKYPEEKRIHFTPVNLITAADGKDFTLQVVSGRLTRNAFELPDSYPLALVMNNYLAQLKKLNAEVLFHCETESCGDGWAMRDQLAPLITVDTSYPGAYVAAKLKGADGDVYSSIYAFHREGSYTKVQLVTLEGIPEPLGLVEVNSDFLQQAPEDLVMEDRRGDDVRSSADHPLIGRMPGSYITRYKQTNLTQVPVITGINGADIQTQSLDARLTEIRYQMPERYSLFEINSNYAAAAQKLAAEQVFHCKGTACGDDDRLIKAMGLFQDDAEDKWQEYQLYKLSRPQGDVYFDIYSQGRYDATPGDTTLRVMELSALKADRVTINLDALNDAISQTGRATLDGLLFDFDSDRMLPESQPVLDVLATYLKQYPAKGFYVVGHTDDKGERTYNQSLSLRRADAVIKSLTGQYHIPASQLTAHGNGEYSPVASNENAAGQALNRRVELVLRSDKD, translated from the coding sequence ATGGGACAAAATACGTTAATATTTGTATCACTGCTCGCCAGCCTGGCCTCACCAGTTAATGCAACCGGACTGTTCGGTCCATTCCCTGATGCAAAGTATCCCGAAGAAAAACGCATCCATTTTACGCCTGTTAACCTCATCACGGCCGCCGATGGCAAAGACTTCACCCTTCAGGTCGTTTCAGGGCGACTGACCCGCAATGCGTTCGAACTTCCGGACTCTTATCCGCTGGCACTGGTGATGAATAACTATCTGGCTCAACTTAAAAAATTAAATGCCGAGGTGTTATTTCACTGTGAGACTGAAAGCTGTGGCGATGGCTGGGCCATGCGGGATCAACTGGCACCGCTGATTACTGTGGATACCAGTTATCCAGGCGCATACGTGGCGGCAAAACTGAAAGGTGCAGACGGGGATGTCTACAGCAGCATCTACGCCTTTCACCGTGAGGGCAGTTACACCAAGGTGCAGCTTGTTACCCTGGAAGGCATCCCCGAGCCTCTGGGCCTTGTTGAGGTAAACAGCGACTTTTTACAGCAGGCCCCGGAAGACCTGGTCATGGAAGACAGACGTGGTGACGATGTCCGCAGCTCCGCCGATCATCCGCTTATCGGCCGCATGCCAGGCAGCTATATCACACGTTACAAACAAACCAATCTTACCCAGGTTCCCGTCATAACTGGCATCAACGGAGCCGACATTCAGACCCAATCTCTGGACGCCAGGCTCACCGAAATTCGTTACCAGATGCCCGAGCGTTACTCGCTGTTTGAAATCAACAGCAATTACGCCGCAGCTGCACAAAAGCTTGCCGCAGAGCAGGTGTTTCACTGCAAAGGCACGGCCTGTGGTGATGATGACCGCCTGATAAAAGCCATGGGATTGTTCCAGGATGATGCCGAGGATAAATGGCAGGAATATCAGCTGTATAAATTGAGTCGGCCACAGGGCGATGTGTATTTCGATATTTATAGCCAGGGACGTTACGATGCAACGCCCGGAGATACCACACTCAGGGTCATGGAGCTTTCAGCCCTGAAGGCTGACAGAGTCACCATCAACCTCGACGCCCTCAACGACGCCATCTCACAAACCGGCAGGGCAACCCTGGATGGCTTGCTGTTTGACTTCGACAGCGACCGGATGCTGCCCGAATCCCAGCCGGTGCTGGACGTACTGGCGACCTACCTCAAGCAGTATCCCGCTAAAGGTTTCTACGTGGTTGGCCATACCGATGACAAGGGAGAGCGTACCTATAACCAGAGTCTGTCGCTGCGGCGCGCCGATGCCGTTATTAAAAGCCTCACCGGGCAGTATCACATCCCGGCTTCACAATTAACCGCCCATGGCAACGGGGAGTACAGCCCGGTGGCAAGCAATGAAAACGCCGCAGGACAGGCACTCAACCGCAGAGTGGAATTGGTGCTGCGTTCGGACAAGGACTAA
- a CDS encoding helix-turn-helix transcriptional regulator gives MDIKKEVSLKLVGAGLDLLPELRNLYQTNGGCFKRVISVNGSLSVSEIHLVDKSEPNSKPTVLQRSVHIAYIALVNSIQQDDELDYIRAGFHGVLAIGCPLVAQLSAIDRVAKGEMLYSIRTLSSYILEMKEFGGVPVTRKPSLDVTLKEQKVVDCIFKGMSNTQIAESLNISPNTVKMHLQNIYRKNKLKGRVHLISSY, from the coding sequence ATGGATATCAAAAAAGAGGTCAGCCTGAAATTGGTCGGGGCTGGCTTGGATCTTTTGCCTGAATTAAGAAATCTATATCAGACAAATGGTGGATGTTTTAAAAGAGTCATTTCTGTTAATGGCTCGCTGTCTGTGTCTGAAATTCATCTTGTTGATAAATCTGAACCTAACTCAAAGCCCACGGTTTTACAGCGCAGTGTGCATATTGCATATATTGCCTTGGTTAATTCTATTCAACAGGATGATGAGCTGGATTATATTCGGGCAGGCTTTCACGGCGTGCTGGCAATTGGCTGTCCTCTGGTGGCTCAGCTCTCTGCAATCGATAGGGTCGCCAAGGGTGAAATGCTTTACTCTATTCGAACCTTGTCATCTTATATCCTTGAGATGAAAGAGTTTGGTGGAGTTCCTGTGACCAGGAAACCGTCATTGGACGTTACCCTCAAAGAGCAAAAAGTGGTGGATTGTATATTCAAAGGAATGAGTAATACACAAATCGCTGAGTCGCTTAATATTTCACCAAATACCGTTAAGATGCACCTTCAAAATATTTATCGTAAGAATAAATTGAAGGGTCGTGTTCACCTGATTTCCTCATACTAA
- a CDS encoding Flp family type IVb pilin, whose amino-acid sequence MKKRKIKGMAATEYVLVLALVAIAAIGVYSFFGKTLRNQVAGLATELSGRDAADNIKASQDAADDGKDVADQNYNLGNYNEAANKSAASN is encoded by the coding sequence ATGAAAAAGCGTAAGATAAAGGGTATGGCTGCAACAGAATATGTGCTGGTACTGGCTTTGGTAGCCATTGCTGCCATTGGTGTATACAGCTTCTTCGGTAAAACACTGCGTAACCAGGTAGCAGGTTTGGCGACTGAATTATCCGGTCGTGATGCCGCTGATAATATTAAAGCCTCCCAAGATGCCGCAGACGATGGAAAAGACGTAGCTGACCAGAACTATAACCTGGGTAACTACAACGAAGCTGCGAACAAGTCTGCCGCCAGCAACTGA
- a CDS encoding Flp family type IVb pilin yields the protein MKQAQTGMSTVEYVLVLALVAIAAIGAFSFFGKTLRNQAAGISTELSGRDSQGNIDAAQGAADASASVANRNYNLGNYNEGANQAAEGDSTGGGGTGGGGPVVD from the coding sequence ATGAAGCAAGCACAGACCGGGATGTCGACAGTAGAGTATGTGCTGGTTTTGGCCCTGGTAGCCATTGCCGCCATCGGCGCCTTCAGCTTTTTTGGCAAAACCTTGCGTAATCAGGCTGCGGGTATTTCCACCGAGCTTTCCGGGCGTGACTCCCAGGGCAACATAGATGCCGCACAGGGTGCAGCAGATGCCTCGGCCAGTGTGGCCAACCGGAATTATAACCTCGGCAATTACAACGAGGGCGCAAATCAGGCTGCCGAAGGAGACTCCACAGGCGGTGGTGGCACTGGAGGTGGGGGTCCCGTGGTGGACTGA